In Flavobacterium lacustre, a genomic segment contains:
- a CDS encoding gamma carbonic anhydrase family protein, whose amino-acid sequence MLIKAVNGKSPSIPEDCYVAENATIVGDVTFGHSCSVWFNTVIRGDVNFIKIGNKVNIQDGAIVHCTYQKHPTIIGNNVSIGHNAIVHGCTIHDNVLIGMGAIVMDNCIIESNAIIAAGAVITQNTVVASGSIYAGVPAKKVKDIDQSDFAGEIERISNNYVMYSSWFKEE is encoded by the coding sequence ATGCTTATAAAAGCAGTCAACGGAAAATCACCCTCAATACCGGAGGATTGTTATGTAGCCGAAAATGCGACCATAGTAGGAGATGTGACTTTTGGTCATTCTTGCAGTGTGTGGTTTAATACCGTGATTAGAGGTGATGTGAACTTCATTAAAATTGGTAATAAAGTCAATATTCAAGACGGTGCGATTGTTCATTGTACGTATCAAAAACACCCGACAATTATTGGGAATAATGTTTCTATTGGTCACAATGCCATAGTTCATGGTTGTACCATTCATGACAATGTGTTGATTGGAATGGGGGCTATTGTAATGGATAATTGTATTATAGAAAGTAACGCTATTATTGCCGCAGGTGCTGTCATTACTCAGAATACAGTTGTAGCTTCCGGAAGTATTTATGCTGGTGTTCCTGCCAAAAAAGTAAAAGACATCGACCAATCTGATTTTGCGGGTGAAATAGAACGCATTTCGAATAATTACGTTATGTATTCGAGTTGGTTTAAAGAAGAGTAA
- a CDS encoding PorP/SprF family type IX secretion system membrane protein produces MYIKIKVLIALFFISTYSYSQEGIPVYSDYLSDNYYLIHPSMAGAANCSKLRLTGRKQWFNQNDAPELQTLSFNGRVGEKSGAGIILFNDKNGYHSQKGVKFSYAYHIMFSRDEIDLNQLSFGMSAGLIQNQLDETQFTDFDPIVFGQIQKDSYFNVDFGVSYNYLNFYAHATVQGAVETRRELYTEFESDNLRKYLLSAGYVFGNKDKILWEPSIMFQVVDQTKEKSIDLNIKAYKELDFGQVWGGLSYRRSFDGAEYSTTSGVSKQNLQYITPIVGVNFDKFMFAYTYSKVSGDVKFDTGGYHQITLGINLFCRPEKYDCNCPAIN; encoded by the coding sequence ATGTATATCAAAATTAAAGTATTAATAGCCCTCTTTTTTATATCAACATATTCATATTCACAAGAAGGAATTCCTGTTTATTCTGATTATTTATCAGATAATTATTATTTAATTCATCCTTCGATGGCAGGAGCCGCAAATTGTTCAAAATTAAGGTTAACGGGACGCAAACAATGGTTCAACCAAAATGATGCGCCAGAGTTGCAAACCTTAAGTTTTAATGGAAGAGTTGGGGAGAAATCCGGAGCAGGAATTATTCTTTTTAATGATAAAAATGGATATCATTCTCAAAAAGGGGTAAAATTTTCATACGCCTATCATATCATGTTTTCGAGAGATGAGATTGATTTAAATCAGTTGTCTTTTGGTATGAGTGCTGGATTAATCCAAAACCAATTAGATGAAACTCAATTTACTGATTTTGACCCGATAGTTTTTGGCCAAATTCAAAAAGACTCTTATTTTAATGTAGATTTTGGAGTTTCTTATAATTATTTAAATTTTTATGCCCATGCCACTGTTCAAGGTGCAGTTGAAACCAGAAGAGAACTGTATACCGAATTTGAAAGTGATAATCTCCGAAAATATCTTTTGAGTGCAGGATATGTTTTTGGAAATAAAGACAAGATTTTATGGGAACCTTCTATCATGTTTCAGGTAGTTGATCAAACTAAAGAAAAATCAATTGACCTTAATATCAAAGCATACAAAGAATTAGATTTTGGACAAGTTTGGGGTGGATTATCGTATCGAAGAAGTTTTGATGGAGCGGAATATTCTACTACAAGTGGTGTTTCAAAACAAAATCTGCAATACATTACTCCTATTGTCGGCGTAAATTTTGATAAATTTATGTTTGCTTATACCTATTCTAAGGTTTCTGGGGATGTAAAATTTGATACTGGTGGTTACCACCAAATTACACTTGGAATCAACTTGTTCTGCAGACCTGAAAAATACGATTGTAACTGTCCTGCAATTAATTAA
- a CDS encoding NifU family protein, which yields MTKVIIRDTQNPTILKFEFPDFITQNESFEFKNIDEAKASPLAQQLFYLPFVKTVYISGNFIAIEKFSIVEWEDVQVAVAEQIETYVNNGGIIISENENKTKKQPVTVYGETTPNPSALKFVVSRMLTKNAVEFKNIDQTASSPLAKELFKFAYVKEIFIDENYISVTKYEVNNWEEITLELRSFIKQFIENGGTVLDENFIQAATAEESAKTQDFDNLDVTSQQIINILEEYVKPAVAADGGNIAFDSYNETDKTVKVILQGACSGCPSSTFTLKSGIENMLKSMLNDENIKVEAINA from the coding sequence ATGACAAAAGTTATCATAAGGGATACCCAAAACCCTACTATATTAAAGTTTGAATTTCCAGATTTCATAACCCAAAACGAAAGCTTTGAATTTAAAAATATTGACGAAGCAAAAGCATCCCCTCTTGCTCAACAACTTTTTTACCTGCCTTTCGTAAAGACGGTTTACATTTCAGGAAATTTTATTGCTATCGAAAAATTCAGCATTGTAGAATGGGAAGATGTTCAAGTAGCCGTAGCAGAGCAAATTGAAACCTATGTAAATAATGGCGGAATCATCATTTCCGAGAACGAAAACAAAACCAAAAAACAACCTGTTACTGTTTACGGAGAAACGACTCCAAATCCTTCGGCATTAAAATTTGTTGTAAGCAGAATGCTTACTAAAAATGCCGTTGAATTCAAAAACATTGATCAAACAGCTTCCTCTCCATTAGCAAAAGAATTATTCAAATTTGCTTATGTAAAAGAAATTTTCATCGATGAAAACTACATCTCTGTAACTAAATATGAAGTCAATAACTGGGAAGAAATAACCCTGGAATTAAGAAGTTTCATCAAACAATTTATAGAAAACGGCGGAACTGTTTTAGACGAAAACTTCATTCAGGCGGCGACAGCTGAAGAAAGCGCTAAAACACAAGATTTTGACAATCTCGATGTTACTTCGCAACAAATTATAAATATATTAGAAGAATATGTAAAACCAGCCGTAGCAGCCGACGGAGGAAATATTGCTTTTGATTCTTACAACGAAACCGATAAAACCGTAAAAGTGATTTTACAAGGAGCGTGCAGCGGTTGCCCTTCTTCGACATTTACTTTAAAAAGTGGTATCGAAAATATGCTAAAAAGCATGTTGAATGATGAAAACATTAAAGTGGAAGCGATAAACGCATAA
- a CDS encoding dodecin family protein, whose amino-acid sequence MSVLKVIEVLANSEISWEDATRKGVAKAAKSVKNIRSVYVKDHSAAVEEGKITEYRVTLKLTFELE is encoded by the coding sequence ATGTCAGTATTAAAAGTAATTGAAGTACTAGCTAATTCAGAAATTAGTTGGGAAGACGCAACCCGAAAAGGAGTTGCCAAAGCGGCTAAATCAGTAAAAAATATACGCTCTGTATATGTTAAAGATCATAGCGCAGCTGTTGAAGAAGGTAAGATTACAGAGTATAGAGTCACTTTAAAATTAACTTTCGAACTCGAATAG
- a CDS encoding thioredoxin domain-containing protein — MNELQFETSPYLLQHASNPVHWKAWNTNSLSEAKDKNKLIIVSIGYSACHWCHVMEHESFEDNAVASVMNDHFINIKVDREERPDVDAVYMKAVQIMTGRGGWPLNVVTLPDGRPVWGGTYFRKEEWIQTLDQLQEMYQVTPEKMIEYAEKLHEGIQSIEIVQSDSKEDSVNQKQVESLVEKWKKSFDWEFGGMARAPKFMMPNNYQFLMRFAHQKKDSELLDFVNLTLTKMAYGGLFDTIDGGFSRYSVDMKWHVPHFEKMLYDNGQLVSLYSDAYKLTKKPLYKEVIEKTLRFVEKEWLTAEGGFYSALDADSLNEKNHLEEGAFYVWKIAQLKTILKDDFDLFSQVFNCNSFGLWEDENYVLIQNQPLEKIAEQNNISAIELQTKKKNWEYLLYIEREKRSKPRLDDKCLTSWNAIMLKGYIDAYKALKDEKYLNIALKNAAFISKNLWSTEGNLNHNYKNGKSTINGYLEDYCFVIAAFIGLYEVTLDEKWLNDAKQLTDYSLEHFYDEKKSFFAFTSNLDVALISTHYETEDNVIPASNSVMAKNMYQLSIYFNNSYYEKISEQMLHLVIPGIDYPSAFSNWLDLGLNYSGENRELAICSAEAKTYCQEINGLYIPNIVLAGTQKTSTLPFLKDRYTNEKNLFYICQNKTCQMPLSDFQQIINDLKT; from the coding sequence ATGAACGAACTACAATTTGAAACCAGTCCATATTTATTACAACACGCCAGTAATCCTGTACATTGGAAAGCATGGAATACTAATTCCTTGTCAGAAGCAAAAGACAAAAACAAACTTATTATTGTAAGTATTGGTTATTCTGCTTGTCATTGGTGTCATGTGATGGAACACGAAAGCTTTGAGGATAATGCAGTTGCATCGGTAATGAATGACCATTTCATCAACATCAAAGTTGATCGTGAAGAACGACCGGATGTAGATGCCGTTTATATGAAAGCAGTTCAAATCATGACGGGTCGAGGAGGCTGGCCATTGAATGTAGTCACACTTCCGGACGGAAGACCAGTTTGGGGTGGAACCTACTTCAGAAAAGAAGAATGGATACAAACTCTGGACCAATTACAAGAAATGTATCAGGTTACTCCCGAAAAAATGATTGAATATGCGGAAAAACTTCATGAAGGGATACAATCAATTGAAATAGTACAAAGCGATTCAAAAGAAGATTCGGTCAATCAGAAACAAGTCGAGTCTTTAGTAGAAAAGTGGAAAAAAAGTTTCGATTGGGAATTTGGTGGAATGGCAAGAGCTCCAAAGTTTATGATGCCTAATAATTATCAATTTCTAATGCGTTTTGCCCATCAAAAAAAAGATTCCGAATTACTTGATTTTGTAAATCTGACGTTAACAAAAATGGCTTACGGAGGTCTTTTTGACACTATTGACGGAGGATTTTCACGTTATTCTGTTGACATGAAATGGCATGTTCCCCATTTTGAAAAAATGCTTTATGACAACGGACAATTGGTTTCTTTATACAGCGATGCTTACAAGTTGACAAAAAAACCTTTGTATAAAGAAGTCATAGAAAAAACGCTACGCTTTGTCGAGAAAGAGTGGCTTACCGCTGAAGGAGGTTTTTATTCGGCTCTTGATGCGGACAGTTTGAACGAAAAAAACCATCTGGAAGAAGGTGCTTTTTATGTTTGGAAAATAGCGCAATTGAAAACAATCCTAAAAGATGATTTCGATTTATTCAGCCAAGTTTTTAATTGCAACAGTTTTGGTTTATGGGAAGACGAAAATTATGTTTTGATTCAGAATCAACCTTTAGAAAAAATAGCTGAACAAAATAACATCTCAGCAATAGAGCTTCAGACGAAAAAGAAAAACTGGGAATATTTACTGTATATCGAAAGAGAAAAACGATCCAAACCCAGACTTGACGATAAATGCCTGACTTCCTGGAACGCCATAATGTTAAAAGGATACATTGATGCCTATAAAGCATTGAAGGATGAAAAATACTTAAATATTGCGCTGAAAAATGCCGCTTTTATTAGCAAAAATCTTTGGTCAACTGAAGGCAATTTAAACCATAATTATAAAAACGGAAAAAGCACCATCAACGGATATCTCGAAGATTATTGCTTTGTTATTGCTGCATTTATTGGGCTATACGAAGTGACTTTGGATGAAAAATGGTTAAATGATGCCAAACAACTTACCGATTATAGTTTGGAACATTTCTATGATGAGAAAAAATCTTTTTTTGCATTTACTTCAAATCTGGATGTAGCTTTAATCAGTACACATTATGAAACCGAAGATAATGTGATTCCGGCATCCAACTCGGTTATGGCAAAAAACATGTATCAATTGAGCATTTATTTCAACAACTCTTATTACGAAAAAATTAGTGAGCAAATGCTCCACCTTGTCATTCCTGGGATTGATTATCCATCGGCATTCTCCAATTGGTTGGATTTGGGATTAAATTATTCCGGAGAAAACCGGGAATTAGCCATTTGTAGTGCCGAAGCTAAAACTTATTGCCAAGAAATTAACGGTTTATATATTCCAAATATAGTTTTAGCAGGAACCCAAAAAACCAGTACTCTTCCGTTTTTAAAAGATAGATATACGAACGAAAAAAACCTGTTTTACATTTGCCAAAACAAAACCTGTCAAATGCCACTGTCTGATTTTCAACAAATTATTAATGATTTAAAAACCTAA
- a CDS encoding YtxH domain-containing protein, which translates to MGVSSFFKNLFGSAKETATEFADKAEAATEQVKEAAAPYLEKAEVYAEQAKEVVTEYAEKAADALEKVVENVKGNTTFTTEKTEDITHEVVIETSKTLDATEEKAAKLAEDVDTEILETPKKIEEDAD; encoded by the coding sequence ATGGGAGTATCATCATTTTTTAAAAATTTATTTGGCTCTGCCAAAGAAACTGCAACAGAATTTGCTGATAAAGCCGAAGCGGCAACTGAGCAAGTTAAAGAAGCTGCGGCTCCTTATCTGGAAAAAGCGGAAGTTTATGCCGAACAAGCCAAGGAAGTTGTTACCGAATATGCTGAAAAAGCCGCTGATGCCTTAGAAAAAGTAGTAGAAAACGTAAAAGGAAATACAACATTTACAACCGAAAAAACAGAAGATATAACTCATGAAGTTGTAATTGAAACTTCAAAAACTTTAGACGCTACTGAAGAAAAAGCAGCTAAATTAGCCGAAGATGTTGATACAGAAATCTTAGAAACTCCCAAGAAAATTGAAGAAGACGCTGATTAG
- a CDS encoding mechanosensitive ion channel family protein: MNLNPNQLTDYANTFITVLVDYSPKVISAFLILFIGLYTIRLINRFIRRIMIKRQLDPTLTKFLADILLWVLRVLLFVTFISKLGIETSSFVAILGAMGLAVGLSLQGSLSNFAGGMLIILFKPFKVGDTIEAQGVTGSVSEIQIFVTKLITPNNQTIFVPNGSLSNGTIINYSLQGYRRADLTIAISYDTDIKKAKDIITEVLKSNPKILQTPAAEVSVKNLTDNAIQLAVRPWANNEDFGAVFAETLENCKLAFDKEGIIIQPFVKELAKNQS; this comes from the coding sequence ATGAATCTCAATCCAAATCAATTAACTGATTATGCCAATACTTTTATAACTGTATTGGTTGATTATTCCCCTAAAGTAATTTCAGCTTTTTTAATCCTGTTTATAGGACTCTATACGATTCGCCTCATCAATAGATTCATCAGGCGAATCATGATTAAAAGGCAATTAGACCCTACATTAACCAAGTTTTTAGCTGATATTCTACTTTGGGTTTTACGCGTACTTTTATTTGTAACGTTTATCTCAAAATTAGGCATAGAAACGTCTTCTTTTGTAGCTATTTTAGGAGCGATGGGACTTGCTGTCGGGCTATCACTTCAAGGTTCTTTATCTAATTTTGCAGGAGGAATGCTAATCATATTATTCAAACCATTCAAAGTTGGAGACACTATTGAAGCACAAGGTGTGACAGGAAGTGTTAGCGAAATACAAATTTTTGTAACTAAATTAATTACGCCAAACAATCAAACTATTTTCGTTCCGAACGGCTCGTTATCAAATGGTACAATTATCAATTATTCTTTACAAGGATACAGAAGAGCGGATTTAACTATTGCTATTTCTTACGATACCGATATTAAAAAAGCGAAAGATATTATTACTGAAGTTTTAAAATCAAATCCAAAAATTCTTCAAACACCCGCAGCCGAAGTTTCTGTAAAAAACTTAACAGACAATGCTATTCAACTGGCGGTGAGACCATGGGCAAACAATGAAGATTTTGGCGCTGTTTTCGCTGAAACTTTAGAAAACTGCAAATTAGCATTTGATAAAGAAGGTATTATTATTCAGCCTTTTGTAAAAGAATTAGCCAAAAATCAATCTTAA